A genome region from Hevea brasiliensis isolate MT/VB/25A 57/8 chromosome 7, ASM3005281v1, whole genome shotgun sequence includes the following:
- the LOC110647736 gene encoding suppressor of RPS4-RLD 1 isoform X2, producing the protein MGSSISERIELAKLCSSRDWSKAIRVLDSLLAKSCTIQDICNRAFCYSQLELHKHVIKDCDRALQLDPTLLQAYIIKGRAFSSLGRKDDALLVWEQGYEHALRQSADLKQFLELEELIKFAKQDKNNGRENHVTESSSSMNLTESGPNNESGSSETSKNQNKSSDLSSSCCESGDASDISSKFGNNSEGLNGSREKTGGKSPLPVAETGPCINGKSDENYTNHKKLGDKPKLCTESRDASEICCNSRDNFGIQNDLSEKAEGYEKDDSLMNGSHKLDKLSCDSESCNNLIKTSDLSSKLSVTSSNSGDTSEICSKSSNKTEMPNEAGDEAKRNKKFCVTRISKAKSITVDFRLSRGIAQVNEGKYASAISVFDQILREDPTYPEALIGRGTAFAFQRELESAIADFSKAIEANPLAGEAWKRRGQARAALGESVQAIQDLTKALEFEPNSADILHERGIVNFKFKDFDAAVEDLSACVKLDKDNKSAYTYLGLALSSIGEYKKAEEAHLKSIQLDQSFLEGWAHLTQFYQDLANSTKALECIQKVLQVDIRFAKAYHMRGLLLHGMGEHRKAIKDLSIGLSIENSNIECLYLRASCYHAIGEYGEAVKDYDATLDMELDSMEKFVLQCLAFYQKELVLYTASKINSEFCWFDIDGDIDALFKEYWCKRLHPKNVCEKVYRQPPLRDSLKRGKLRKQDFAMTKQKTALLVAADSIGKKIQYDCPGFLPNRRQHRMAGLAAFEIAQKVSKAWRSLQAEWKHSNRSMSKYGKKARRRINMPSQNRGGAGCSTSSSSESSTLYGVAEDKTSGRYMMSWQDVYSLAVRWRQISEPCDPVVWVNKLGEEFKSGFGSHTPLILGQAKVVRYYPNYERTLNAAKTIMKDKMYVHNKADESIGISKNEKLQDIMDAKTCSDLYKVVGEDFWLATWCNSTAVEGKRLEGTRITLVKMGEHGYDFAIRTPCTPSRWDEYDAEMATAWEAVCNAYCGEIYGSTDLDVLENVRDAILRMTYYWYNFMPLSRGSAAVGFIVLLGLLLAANMEFDGNIPNGVQVDWEAILNFDPSNFVDSIKSWLYPSLKVTTSWKDYPDVASTFATTGSVVAGLSSYDD; encoded by the exons ATGGGCTCTTCGATCTCCGAGCGAATCGAGCTCGCTAAGCTCTGTAGCTCCCGAGATTGGTCCAAAGCTATTCGTGTCCTAGATTCGCTCCTCGCTAAGTCCTGCACTATTCAAGACATCTG CAATAGAGCATTTTGTTACAGTCAATTGGAGCTTCACAAGCATGTGATTAAGGACTGTGACAGAGCTCTTCAGCTTGATCCCACTCTTCTTCAAGCTTATATCATTAAAG GTCGTGCATTTTCATCTTTGGGAAGGAAAGATGATGCTCTTCTGGTGTGGGAACAAGGCTATGAACATGCTTTGCGTCAGTCTGCTGATCTGAAACAATTTCTGGAACTCGAAGAGCTTATTAAGTTTGCAAAACAAGACAAAAATAATGGTCGTGAAAACCATGTGACGGAATCTAGTTCATCTATGAATCTAACTGAATCTGGACCTAATAATGAAAGCGGATCAAGTGAAACCTCTAAGAACCAAAATAAATCGAGTGATCTTTCCAGTTCATGCTGTGAGTCTGGGGATGCATCTGATATCAGCAGCAAGTTTGGAAATAATTCTGAAGGGCTCAACGGGAGCAGAGAAAAAACTGGAGGGAAGTCACCTTTGCCTGTAGCTGAAACAGGACCTTGCATCAATGGAAAATCAGATGAAAATTATACGAATCACAAAAAATTAGgtgacaaacccaaattatgcactgAATCAAGAGATGCATCTGAGATCTGCTGCAATTCTCGGGATAATTTTGGCATTCAAAATGACTTAAGTGAAAAAGCTGAAGGGTACGAAAAGGATGATAGCTTGATGAATGGATCTCATAAACTTGATAAACTAAGTTGTGATTCTGAATCTTGTAACAATTTAATCAAAACATCAGATCTGTCAAGTAAATTATCTGTGACATCTAGCAACTCGGGTGATACAAGTGAAATTTGCAGTAAATCCAGTAATAAAACTGAGATGCCTAATGAAGCAGGTGATGAAGCCAAGAGAAATAAAAAGTTTTGTGTAACTAGGATTTCAAAGGCCAAGTCAATAACTGTAGATTTTCGACTGTCAAGGGGTATAGCACAG GTTAATGAAGGGAAATATGCTTCTGCCATATCTGTCTTTGACCAG ATATTAAGGGAAGATCCCACTTATCCAGAGGCATTAATAGGTAGAGGAACAGCATTTGCCTTCCAAAGAGAACTAGAATCTGCTATTGCTGATTTTTCAAAG GCTATTGAAGCAAATCCATTAGCTGGTGAGGCGTGGAAGCGAAGAGGGCAGGCCCGAGCTGCCTTAGGGGAATCTGTACAG GCCATTCAAGATTTGACTAAGGCATTGGAATTTGAACCAAACTCAGCAGATATATTACATGAAAGGG GAATTGTTAATTTCAAGTTTAAGGATTTTGATGCTGCCGTTGAAGATTTATCTGCATGTGTGAAGCTTGATAAGGATAACAAGTCTGCCTACACATATTTA GGTTTGGCATTATCTTCAATTGGTGAGTATAAAAAGGCTGAGGAGGCACATTTGAAATCTATCCAACTTGATCAGAGTTTCCTTGAGGGATGGGCTCATCTAACCCAG TTCTACCAAGATTTGGCAAACTCAACAAAAGCTTTGGAATGCATTCAAAAAGTTCTCCAAGTTGACATAAG GTTTGCAAAAGCTTATCATATGCGTGGGCTACTGCTTCATGGGATGGGAGAGCACAG GAAGGCTATCAAGGATTTATCTATTGGCTTGAGTATTGAAAACTCAAACATTGAGTGCTTGTATTTAAGAGCTTCCTGCTATCATGCTATTGGAGAATATGGAGAGGCG GTGAAAGATTATGATGCGACACTAGATATGGAACTAGACTCAATGGAGAAGTTTGTGCTTCAATGCTTAGCTTTCTATCAG AAGGAGCTGGTTTTGTATACAGCTTCTAAAATTAACAGTGAGTTTTGTTGGTTTGATATTGACGGAGATATTGATGCCCTCTTCAAG GAGTACTGGTGCAAAAGATTGCACCCCAAGAATGTGTGTGAAAAAGTTTACCGACAACCTCCTCTTCGTGATTCTCTAAAAAGGGGCAAGCTGAGAAAGCAGGATTTTGCCATGACAAAGCAGAAGACTGCTCTTCTAGTTGCTGCTGATTCAATTGGCAAGAAGATTCAATATGATTGTCCTGGCTTTTTACCCAACAGGCGTCAG CATCGTATGGCAGGATTAGCTGCTTTTGAAATTGCACAAAAGGTTTCAAAAGCATGGCGTTCTTTGCAAGCTGAGTGGAAACATTCTAATAGAAGCATGTCAAAATATGGCAAGAAAGCTCGGAGAAGAATTAACATGCCCAGTCAGAATAGAGGTGGTGCTGGTTGTAGTACAAGCAGTTCCTCAGAATCATCAACTTTGTATGGAGTTGCAGAAGATAAAACATCTGGTCGTTATATGATGTCATGGCAAGATGTTTACTCCTTGGCTGTCAGATGGAGACAAATTTCTGAACCCTGTGACCCAGTTGTGTGGGTTAACAAGTTAGG TGAAGAGTTCAAATCTGGATTTGGGTCTCACACACCATTGATTCTCGGACAAGCAAAAGTTGTTCGTTACTACCCAAATTATGAAAG AACGTTAAATGCTGCAAAGACCATCATGAAAGATAAAATGTATGTGCACAACAAAGCTGATGAAAGTATTGGTATATCCAAAAATGAGAAATTACAAGAT ATTATGGATGCAAAAACCTGTTCTGATCTTTACAAAGTGGTTGGTGAGGACTTCTGGTTGGCTACATGGTGCAACAGTACTGCAGTGGAGGG GAAGCGGCTTGAAGGGACAAGGATTACCCTAGTGAAGAT GGGTGAACATGGATATGACTTTGCTATTAGAACACCATGCACGCCTTCTAGATGGGATGAGTATGATGCAGAAATGGCAACAGCATGGGAA GCTGTGTGCAATGCTTATTGCGGTGAAATTTATGGGTCCACTGATCTTGATGTACTTGAAAATGTTAGAGATGCAATTTTAAGGATGACATATTACTG GTACAATTTTATGCCACTGTCTAGAGGTTCTGCTGCTGTTGGATTCATAGTTTTGCTTGGATTACTTCTTGCTGCTAATATGGAGTTTGATGGGAACATCCCAAATGGGGTACAAGTGGATTGGGAAGCCATTTTGAACTTTGATCCAAGCAACTTTGTGGATTCCATTAAGAGTTGGTTGTATCCATCTCTCAAGGTTACAACATCTTGGAAAGATTATCCAGATGTAGCATCAACTTTTGCAACAACAGGATCTGTTGTAGCTGGTTTGAGCTCGTATGATGATTGA
- the LOC110647736 gene encoding suppressor of RPS4-RLD 1 isoform X1, protein MGSSISERIELAKLCSSRDWSKAIRVLDSLLAKSCTIQDICNRAFCYSQLELHKHVIKDCDRALQLDPTLLQAYIIKGRAFSSLGRKDDALLVWEQGYEHALRQSADLKQFLELEELIKFAKQDKNNGRENHVTESSSSMNLTESGPNNESGSSETSKNQNKSSDLSSSCCESGDASDISSKFGNNSEGLNGSREKTGGKSPLPVAETGPCINGKSDENYTNHKKLGDKPKLCTESRDASEICCNSRDNFGIQNDLSEKAEGYEKDDSLMNGSHKLDKLSCDSESCNNLIKTSDLSSKLSVTSSNSGDTSEICSKSSNKTEMPNEAGDEAKRNKKFCVTRISKAKSITVDFRLSRGIAQVNEGKYASAISVFDQILREDPTYPEALIGRGTAFAFQRELESAIADFSKAIEANPLAGEAWKRRGQARAALGESVQQAIQDLTKALEFEPNSADILHERGIVNFKFKDFDAAVEDLSACVKLDKDNKSAYTYLGLALSSIGEYKKAEEAHLKSIQLDQSFLEGWAHLTQFYQDLANSTKALECIQKVLQVDIRFAKAYHMRGLLLHGMGEHRKAIKDLSIGLSIENSNIECLYLRASCYHAIGEYGEAVKDYDATLDMELDSMEKFVLQCLAFYQKELVLYTASKINSEFCWFDIDGDIDALFKEYWCKRLHPKNVCEKVYRQPPLRDSLKRGKLRKQDFAMTKQKTALLVAADSIGKKIQYDCPGFLPNRRQHRMAGLAAFEIAQKVSKAWRSLQAEWKHSNRSMSKYGKKARRRINMPSQNRGGAGCSTSSSSESSTLYGVAEDKTSGRYMMSWQDVYSLAVRWRQISEPCDPVVWVNKLGEEFKSGFGSHTPLILGQAKVVRYYPNYERTLNAAKTIMKDKMYVHNKADESIGISKNEKLQDIMDAKTCSDLYKVVGEDFWLATWCNSTAVEGKRLEGTRITLVKMGEHGYDFAIRTPCTPSRWDEYDAEMATAWEAVCNAYCGEIYGSTDLDVLENVRDAILRMTYYWYNFMPLSRGSAAVGFIVLLGLLLAANMEFDGNIPNGVQVDWEAILNFDPSNFVDSIKSWLYPSLKVTTSWKDYPDVASTFATTGSVVAGLSSYDD, encoded by the exons ATGGGCTCTTCGATCTCCGAGCGAATCGAGCTCGCTAAGCTCTGTAGCTCCCGAGATTGGTCCAAAGCTATTCGTGTCCTAGATTCGCTCCTCGCTAAGTCCTGCACTATTCAAGACATCTG CAATAGAGCATTTTGTTACAGTCAATTGGAGCTTCACAAGCATGTGATTAAGGACTGTGACAGAGCTCTTCAGCTTGATCCCACTCTTCTTCAAGCTTATATCATTAAAG GTCGTGCATTTTCATCTTTGGGAAGGAAAGATGATGCTCTTCTGGTGTGGGAACAAGGCTATGAACATGCTTTGCGTCAGTCTGCTGATCTGAAACAATTTCTGGAACTCGAAGAGCTTATTAAGTTTGCAAAACAAGACAAAAATAATGGTCGTGAAAACCATGTGACGGAATCTAGTTCATCTATGAATCTAACTGAATCTGGACCTAATAATGAAAGCGGATCAAGTGAAACCTCTAAGAACCAAAATAAATCGAGTGATCTTTCCAGTTCATGCTGTGAGTCTGGGGATGCATCTGATATCAGCAGCAAGTTTGGAAATAATTCTGAAGGGCTCAACGGGAGCAGAGAAAAAACTGGAGGGAAGTCACCTTTGCCTGTAGCTGAAACAGGACCTTGCATCAATGGAAAATCAGATGAAAATTATACGAATCACAAAAAATTAGgtgacaaacccaaattatgcactgAATCAAGAGATGCATCTGAGATCTGCTGCAATTCTCGGGATAATTTTGGCATTCAAAATGACTTAAGTGAAAAAGCTGAAGGGTACGAAAAGGATGATAGCTTGATGAATGGATCTCATAAACTTGATAAACTAAGTTGTGATTCTGAATCTTGTAACAATTTAATCAAAACATCAGATCTGTCAAGTAAATTATCTGTGACATCTAGCAACTCGGGTGATACAAGTGAAATTTGCAGTAAATCCAGTAATAAAACTGAGATGCCTAATGAAGCAGGTGATGAAGCCAAGAGAAATAAAAAGTTTTGTGTAACTAGGATTTCAAAGGCCAAGTCAATAACTGTAGATTTTCGACTGTCAAGGGGTATAGCACAG GTTAATGAAGGGAAATATGCTTCTGCCATATCTGTCTTTGACCAG ATATTAAGGGAAGATCCCACTTATCCAGAGGCATTAATAGGTAGAGGAACAGCATTTGCCTTCCAAAGAGAACTAGAATCTGCTATTGCTGATTTTTCAAAG GCTATTGAAGCAAATCCATTAGCTGGTGAGGCGTGGAAGCGAAGAGGGCAGGCCCGAGCTGCCTTAGGGGAATCTGTACAG CAGGCCATTCAAGATTTGACTAAGGCATTGGAATTTGAACCAAACTCAGCAGATATATTACATGAAAGGG GAATTGTTAATTTCAAGTTTAAGGATTTTGATGCTGCCGTTGAAGATTTATCTGCATGTGTGAAGCTTGATAAGGATAACAAGTCTGCCTACACATATTTA GGTTTGGCATTATCTTCAATTGGTGAGTATAAAAAGGCTGAGGAGGCACATTTGAAATCTATCCAACTTGATCAGAGTTTCCTTGAGGGATGGGCTCATCTAACCCAG TTCTACCAAGATTTGGCAAACTCAACAAAAGCTTTGGAATGCATTCAAAAAGTTCTCCAAGTTGACATAAG GTTTGCAAAAGCTTATCATATGCGTGGGCTACTGCTTCATGGGATGGGAGAGCACAG GAAGGCTATCAAGGATTTATCTATTGGCTTGAGTATTGAAAACTCAAACATTGAGTGCTTGTATTTAAGAGCTTCCTGCTATCATGCTATTGGAGAATATGGAGAGGCG GTGAAAGATTATGATGCGACACTAGATATGGAACTAGACTCAATGGAGAAGTTTGTGCTTCAATGCTTAGCTTTCTATCAG AAGGAGCTGGTTTTGTATACAGCTTCTAAAATTAACAGTGAGTTTTGTTGGTTTGATATTGACGGAGATATTGATGCCCTCTTCAAG GAGTACTGGTGCAAAAGATTGCACCCCAAGAATGTGTGTGAAAAAGTTTACCGACAACCTCCTCTTCGTGATTCTCTAAAAAGGGGCAAGCTGAGAAAGCAGGATTTTGCCATGACAAAGCAGAAGACTGCTCTTCTAGTTGCTGCTGATTCAATTGGCAAGAAGATTCAATATGATTGTCCTGGCTTTTTACCCAACAGGCGTCAG CATCGTATGGCAGGATTAGCTGCTTTTGAAATTGCACAAAAGGTTTCAAAAGCATGGCGTTCTTTGCAAGCTGAGTGGAAACATTCTAATAGAAGCATGTCAAAATATGGCAAGAAAGCTCGGAGAAGAATTAACATGCCCAGTCAGAATAGAGGTGGTGCTGGTTGTAGTACAAGCAGTTCCTCAGAATCATCAACTTTGTATGGAGTTGCAGAAGATAAAACATCTGGTCGTTATATGATGTCATGGCAAGATGTTTACTCCTTGGCTGTCAGATGGAGACAAATTTCTGAACCCTGTGACCCAGTTGTGTGGGTTAACAAGTTAGG TGAAGAGTTCAAATCTGGATTTGGGTCTCACACACCATTGATTCTCGGACAAGCAAAAGTTGTTCGTTACTACCCAAATTATGAAAG AACGTTAAATGCTGCAAAGACCATCATGAAAGATAAAATGTATGTGCACAACAAAGCTGATGAAAGTATTGGTATATCCAAAAATGAGAAATTACAAGAT ATTATGGATGCAAAAACCTGTTCTGATCTTTACAAAGTGGTTGGTGAGGACTTCTGGTTGGCTACATGGTGCAACAGTACTGCAGTGGAGGG GAAGCGGCTTGAAGGGACAAGGATTACCCTAGTGAAGAT GGGTGAACATGGATATGACTTTGCTATTAGAACACCATGCACGCCTTCTAGATGGGATGAGTATGATGCAGAAATGGCAACAGCATGGGAA GCTGTGTGCAATGCTTATTGCGGTGAAATTTATGGGTCCACTGATCTTGATGTACTTGAAAATGTTAGAGATGCAATTTTAAGGATGACATATTACTG GTACAATTTTATGCCACTGTCTAGAGGTTCTGCTGCTGTTGGATTCATAGTTTTGCTTGGATTACTTCTTGCTGCTAATATGGAGTTTGATGGGAACATCCCAAATGGGGTACAAGTGGATTGGGAAGCCATTTTGAACTTTGATCCAAGCAACTTTGTGGATTCCATTAAGAGTTGGTTGTATCCATCTCTCAAGGTTACAACATCTTGGAAAGATTATCCAGATGTAGCATCAACTTTTGCAACAACAGGATCTGTTGTAGCTGGTTTGAGCTCGTATGATGATTGA
- the LOC110647736 gene encoding suppressor of RPS4-RLD 1 isoform X3, with protein MGSSISERIELAKLCSSRDWSKAIRVLDSLLAKSCTIQDICNRAFCYSQLELHKHVIKDCDRALQLDPTLLQAYIIKGRAFSSLGRKDDALLVWEQGYEHALRQSADLKQFLELEELIKFAKQDKNNGRENHVTESSSSMNLTESGPNNESGSSETSKNQNKSSDLSSSCCESGDASDISSKFGNNSEGLNGSREKTGGKSPLPVAETGPCINGKSDENYTNHKKLGDKPKLCTESRDASEICCNSRDNFGIQNDLSEKAEGYEKDDSLMNGSHKLDKLSCDSESCNNLIKTSDLSSKLSVTSSNSGDTSEICSKSSNKTEMPNEAGDEAKRNKKFCVTRISKAKSITVDFRLSRGIAQVNEGKYASAISVFDQILREDPTYPEALIGRGTAFAFQRELESAIADFSKAIEANPLAGEAWKRRGQARAALGESVQQAIQDLTKALEFEPNSADILHERGIVNFKFKDFDAAVEDLSACVKLDKDNKSAYTYLGLALSSIGEYKKAEEAHLKSIQLDQSFLEGWAHLTQFYQDLANSTKALECIQKVLQVDIRFAKAYHMRGLLLHGMGEHRKAIKDLSIGLSIENSNIECLYLRASCYHAIGEYGEAVKDYDATLDMELDSMEKFVLQCLAFYQKELVLYTASKINSEFCWFDIDGDIDALFKEYWCKRLHPKNVCEKVYRQPPLRDSLKRGKLRKQDFAMTKQKTALLVAADSIGKKIQYDCPGFLPNRRQHRMAGLAAFEIAQKVSKAWRSLQAEWKHSNRSMSKYGKKARRRINMPSQNRGGAGCSTSSSSESSTLYGVAEDKTSGRYMMSWQDVYSLAVRWRQISEPCDPVVWVNKLGEEFKSGFGSHTPLILGQAKVVRYYPNYERTLNAAKTIMKDKMYVHNKADESIGISKNEKLQDIMDAKTCSDLYKVVGEDFWLATWCNSTAVEGKRLEGTRITLVKMGEHGYDFAIRTPCTPSRWDEYDAEMATAWEVSWLCAMLIAVKFMGPLILMYLKMLEMQF; from the exons ATGGGCTCTTCGATCTCCGAGCGAATCGAGCTCGCTAAGCTCTGTAGCTCCCGAGATTGGTCCAAAGCTATTCGTGTCCTAGATTCGCTCCTCGCTAAGTCCTGCACTATTCAAGACATCTG CAATAGAGCATTTTGTTACAGTCAATTGGAGCTTCACAAGCATGTGATTAAGGACTGTGACAGAGCTCTTCAGCTTGATCCCACTCTTCTTCAAGCTTATATCATTAAAG GTCGTGCATTTTCATCTTTGGGAAGGAAAGATGATGCTCTTCTGGTGTGGGAACAAGGCTATGAACATGCTTTGCGTCAGTCTGCTGATCTGAAACAATTTCTGGAACTCGAAGAGCTTATTAAGTTTGCAAAACAAGACAAAAATAATGGTCGTGAAAACCATGTGACGGAATCTAGTTCATCTATGAATCTAACTGAATCTGGACCTAATAATGAAAGCGGATCAAGTGAAACCTCTAAGAACCAAAATAAATCGAGTGATCTTTCCAGTTCATGCTGTGAGTCTGGGGATGCATCTGATATCAGCAGCAAGTTTGGAAATAATTCTGAAGGGCTCAACGGGAGCAGAGAAAAAACTGGAGGGAAGTCACCTTTGCCTGTAGCTGAAACAGGACCTTGCATCAATGGAAAATCAGATGAAAATTATACGAATCACAAAAAATTAGgtgacaaacccaaattatgcactgAATCAAGAGATGCATCTGAGATCTGCTGCAATTCTCGGGATAATTTTGGCATTCAAAATGACTTAAGTGAAAAAGCTGAAGGGTACGAAAAGGATGATAGCTTGATGAATGGATCTCATAAACTTGATAAACTAAGTTGTGATTCTGAATCTTGTAACAATTTAATCAAAACATCAGATCTGTCAAGTAAATTATCTGTGACATCTAGCAACTCGGGTGATACAAGTGAAATTTGCAGTAAATCCAGTAATAAAACTGAGATGCCTAATGAAGCAGGTGATGAAGCCAAGAGAAATAAAAAGTTTTGTGTAACTAGGATTTCAAAGGCCAAGTCAATAACTGTAGATTTTCGACTGTCAAGGGGTATAGCACAG GTTAATGAAGGGAAATATGCTTCTGCCATATCTGTCTTTGACCAG ATATTAAGGGAAGATCCCACTTATCCAGAGGCATTAATAGGTAGAGGAACAGCATTTGCCTTCCAAAGAGAACTAGAATCTGCTATTGCTGATTTTTCAAAG GCTATTGAAGCAAATCCATTAGCTGGTGAGGCGTGGAAGCGAAGAGGGCAGGCCCGAGCTGCCTTAGGGGAATCTGTACAG CAGGCCATTCAAGATTTGACTAAGGCATTGGAATTTGAACCAAACTCAGCAGATATATTACATGAAAGGG GAATTGTTAATTTCAAGTTTAAGGATTTTGATGCTGCCGTTGAAGATTTATCTGCATGTGTGAAGCTTGATAAGGATAACAAGTCTGCCTACACATATTTA GGTTTGGCATTATCTTCAATTGGTGAGTATAAAAAGGCTGAGGAGGCACATTTGAAATCTATCCAACTTGATCAGAGTTTCCTTGAGGGATGGGCTCATCTAACCCAG TTCTACCAAGATTTGGCAAACTCAACAAAAGCTTTGGAATGCATTCAAAAAGTTCTCCAAGTTGACATAAG GTTTGCAAAAGCTTATCATATGCGTGGGCTACTGCTTCATGGGATGGGAGAGCACAG GAAGGCTATCAAGGATTTATCTATTGGCTTGAGTATTGAAAACTCAAACATTGAGTGCTTGTATTTAAGAGCTTCCTGCTATCATGCTATTGGAGAATATGGAGAGGCG GTGAAAGATTATGATGCGACACTAGATATGGAACTAGACTCAATGGAGAAGTTTGTGCTTCAATGCTTAGCTTTCTATCAG AAGGAGCTGGTTTTGTATACAGCTTCTAAAATTAACAGTGAGTTTTGTTGGTTTGATATTGACGGAGATATTGATGCCCTCTTCAAG GAGTACTGGTGCAAAAGATTGCACCCCAAGAATGTGTGTGAAAAAGTTTACCGACAACCTCCTCTTCGTGATTCTCTAAAAAGGGGCAAGCTGAGAAAGCAGGATTTTGCCATGACAAAGCAGAAGACTGCTCTTCTAGTTGCTGCTGATTCAATTGGCAAGAAGATTCAATATGATTGTCCTGGCTTTTTACCCAACAGGCGTCAG CATCGTATGGCAGGATTAGCTGCTTTTGAAATTGCACAAAAGGTTTCAAAAGCATGGCGTTCTTTGCAAGCTGAGTGGAAACATTCTAATAGAAGCATGTCAAAATATGGCAAGAAAGCTCGGAGAAGAATTAACATGCCCAGTCAGAATAGAGGTGGTGCTGGTTGTAGTACAAGCAGTTCCTCAGAATCATCAACTTTGTATGGAGTTGCAGAAGATAAAACATCTGGTCGTTATATGATGTCATGGCAAGATGTTTACTCCTTGGCTGTCAGATGGAGACAAATTTCTGAACCCTGTGACCCAGTTGTGTGGGTTAACAAGTTAGG TGAAGAGTTCAAATCTGGATTTGGGTCTCACACACCATTGATTCTCGGACAAGCAAAAGTTGTTCGTTACTACCCAAATTATGAAAG AACGTTAAATGCTGCAAAGACCATCATGAAAGATAAAATGTATGTGCACAACAAAGCTGATGAAAGTATTGGTATATCCAAAAATGAGAAATTACAAGAT ATTATGGATGCAAAAACCTGTTCTGATCTTTACAAAGTGGTTGGTGAGGACTTCTGGTTGGCTACATGGTGCAACAGTACTGCAGTGGAGGG GAAGCGGCTTGAAGGGACAAGGATTACCCTAGTGAAGAT GGGTGAACATGGATATGACTTTGCTATTAGAACACCATGCACGCCTTCTAGATGGGATGAGTATGATGCAGAAATGGCAACAGCATGGGAAGTAAGTTG GCTGTGTGCAATGCTTATTGCGGTGAAATTTATGGGTCCACTGATCTTGATGTACTTGAAAATGTTAGAGATGCAATTTTAA